In Struthio camelus isolate bStrCam1 chromosome 31, bStrCam1.hap1, whole genome shotgun sequence, the genomic window AATTCCTGAGGGCACCAAGCTCCCCTGGGTCCCTGTCCTTcctgcctagggcctctctgctGCATCTGCCAGCGCTCACCCTGccctctctccctgctgcaggtCTGTCAGCAGCCTGAGTGCGGGAAGTGCAAGGCCTGCCAGAACATGGTGAAGTTTGGGGGGAGCGGACGGAGTAAACAGGCCTGTTTGCAGAGGAGGTACGTCTCCCTGGGGCAGCCCGGAGGGGTGGACAGCGGGGTCTCGGCTGGCCCAGGCCTCCTGTGGAAGTCCCGTCCCTTGCTCAGGAGAGAGGGATGGGGGGGCCCAGTCTTGCCCTGCTGGTGCCCCGTCTGGGCTGGTctctgcacaaagccctgctgcagTGACGGTCGCTGCGTCCCCAGGTGCCCCAACCTGGCTGTCCGAGAAGCTGATGAGGATGAAGAAGTGGATGACAACATCCCTGAGATGCCGTCGCCCAAGAAGATGCTGCAGGGCAGGAAGAAGAAGCAGAACAAGAGCCGCATTTCCTGGGTGGGGGAGCCCATCAAGGTGAGGCTGGGCGTGCGTGCAGCTAACCCACCGGAAAGGGGAGCCCTACGTCTCCCGCTGCAGCTGACGGAGCTGGGGTTCACGGTCAGGCTGCGAAGGGGACTGCCTTGACCACGGAGGCAGCGGCACGCGGCTGTATTGCTTGCTCTCAGGGGATTTAACAGGACTCCCTGACTGTCCTGTGTTTCTGCAGAGCGACGGGAAGAAGGACTATTACCAGAAGGTGTGCATCGACTCGGAGACTCTGGAGGTGGGGGACTGCGTCTCCGTCAGCCCCGACGATCCCACCAAGCCCCTCTACCTTGCCAGGTTGGTGCTGTGGGGCTGAAGAGCCGGGTCTCTGCTCACGGTGGGGTGGATTTTCACGGGGACAGCTGACGTgacctgccagggctgccagcagagcaggggtggagcaGGGAACCCTCCCCACCAAGGGGCTTGGCTCTCCCCACCAAGCCATGCTGCTGTCTAAGGTCTCCTTAGCTCTGGCAAGGCTCGGAGCAGTGCGACTGCTCTTCTGCAGCCCTTTCTTGGCGCCCCATAATCTGGGCTCCTTTCCCTCCCAGGGTGACTGCCATGTGGGAGGACAGCAGTGGCCAGATGTTCCACGCCCACTGGTTCTGCCCTGGCTCAGACACCGTCCTGGGAGCCACCTCTGACCCCCTGGAGCTCTTTCTAGTGGATGAGTGCGAGGACATGCAGCTGTCCTACATCCACGGCAAAGTCAAAGTTATCTACAAGGCGCCTTCAGAGAACTGGTCCATGGAGGTGGGTGACAGCCCTGCAAACCCCGGCTGGCAGCGGCCGCTAATAGCACGTCAGCAGAGACCCGGCGGTGCCAGGCCCTGTGAATGTTTCTCTCCCAGCAGGGCGGGCTGGATATGGAAATCAAGATGGTGGAAGACGACGGGAGAACCTACTTTTACCAGATGTGGTACGACCAGGAGTATGCTCGGTTCGAGTCTCCTCCAAAAACTCAGCCCACAGAAGACAACAAATATAAGTGAGTGCGTGTGGGAAAGCAGCTTGCAGGGCATCGCAGAGGAGCTTTCCAGCCACACTCAGGACTAAATTTAGCCGCAGCTTGCTGCTCGGTAGTGGCATGATTGCTCGCCTCCGGGCTGGCGGGCGACAGACTTTGAAGGAGGAGAACATGCTTGTTGCGATGCTTCCACAAGCACAGAGCTGAAGGCAGAGCCAACCAGTATCCTTCCCCTCGACCCAGCCAGCTGAGGGACCTATTTTAACTGTCACTTGGTGTGCAAAAGGCAGCCCTGACCGCTCCGGACTGCTGGGGCGAGGGGGAGCTGCTGTCCTGTTGCTAGATGTTGCTGGTCAGCCTCCCCGAGGTTCCCGTCACGGCGCTCTGCTGTCCTTCTCCTGCAGGTTCTGCATGAGCTGCACGCGTCTAGATGAGGTGAGGCAAAAGGAGATACCCAAAGTGGCTGAGCCCCTGGAAGAGGGGGATGGGAAGATGTTCTACGCAATGGCAACCAAGAATGGAGTGCAGTACAGGGTAGGAGACGGTGTCTACCTCCTGCCGGAAGCCTTTTCCTTCAGGTTGGTGCTTGCAGGGGGCTGTAAGCACTTCTAAGGACGCTGTTCTGTCCAGCGTTTAGGTAGGAGAGGATATAGCAGTCCCTGGGCAGTATGAATCCTGCCAGTGAACTAAGCACCCATTGCACTCACTGACAAAGGCTCAGGATAGAAATAAAGGTGCCTTTATCACTGGTTTCACCTGCAGATGCTAAATTGAGAGACTTTTCTTTGCTAAGCCAATCCTGACTGCTGAACCACTGTATTTTGGCTGATGAACTGAAAtccctgtgtatttttttttctgcaaaagaaaaagactggCTGCGAGTAGATGAAAGATAGAACAAGACCCTGCCTGCTGCCTATAATTAAGGGAAAAGTTAGGGCAAACCTCCCTTTGGGAAGAGGGTTGGGGGTAGCAACCTGCAGGTATCTTGGTTTGCACCCGTGCGTCTTTGCAGTCTGCGTGGCTGCAGGCGCGTGGGGCTGTGCTGGAGTCCGGCTGTAAAAGGTCAGTGCGCTGCGGAGCGGGTGGCTTGGCCATCCTCACTGCCGCCCTGCAAcggggagaggagagcaggttGAAGCAGGCGAGGATGGGGGAGGAGGATGCCCTATGCTGCCGTGTCTTGGAGGAAAGAGGTATCCCAGCCTCCTTCCCTCacctgctcccctgctccccagTATGAAGCCTGCCAGCCCAGCCAAGCGCCCCAAGAAGGAGGCAGTGGATGAGGAGCTGCACCCGGAGCACTACCGCAAGTACTCGGAGTACATCAAGGGCAGCAACCTGGATGCCCCTGACCCCTACCGCGTGGGCCGCATCAAAGAGATCTTCTGCAACATCCGCAGCAACGGCAAGCCCAACGAGGCCGACATCAAGCTACGCATCTACAAGTTCTACAGGTGAGCGGCGTCGAGGCCGTGCTGTCGGGAGCCGGTCTGCGCCACACGGGTTTCGCCCTGCTTCCCGGCTCCTCAGGGCTGGGAAGAGCTCTGTGCCTCCAACATGAGGACGCTCCTGAGGCAGGTACCTCGAGCATCTCTGTGTTCGGTTAGCGCAGCTGCTTGAGCGGGCTGCCAGTCGGGGatcagcatcgccagcgccatccCAGGGTGTGGGTGTTTACCCAAACATTTGGAGGCTCTTAAGTCATCTCCCACATGCCACAGAGAGACGCGTGCAAAGAGCCTTGGCAGCAGGAGAGGAACGTAGTTACGCTTAGACTTCGTGCACTTTGAACGTAGTAGCTCTACCTGCTTAAGATCTTTTTGCCTTTAAATTTGTTGACCAATTTCAGTGCcagctcccccctctcccccaagaAAACCCCAAAAACTCCCTTTGGTATGAAACAAGTCCTTCGTTTGGTGCTGTGCCCGGGTGATGGTAGTAAACATGTGCAGAAGGAGGAAATAAACCCGCCTCTCTCTGGGGAGACAGAGCTGTGCAGCGGAACGAGCGTTGGAGCCTGGGCCGGGTCAGGGCTAGGAGGTTCCTGGGACATGTTCCCTGAGCCAGGGTGTTCTTTCCCTGCAGGCCTGAGAACACGCACAAGTCCATGAAAGCCAGTTACCACGCTGATATCAACCTCCTGTACTGGAGCGATGAGGAGACAACAGTTGACTTCCGGGCCGTGCAGGGCCGCTGCACCGTGGTGTACGGAGAGGACCTAACGGAAAGCATCCAGGACTATTCTGCCAGCGGGCTCGACCGCTTCTACTTCTTGGAGGTGAGGGTCCTGCAGGAGCCAGAAGCCGACAGGCCTGGCTGCGTCCCCAGGTGTGCCGAGTCCAGGGCGCTGCACCTGAGCAGAAGGATCGCGCTCTGCCTGTGCGCCATGGAAATCCTGCAGCACTGCTCTGGGCTGTTCACCGCAAGTGCAGGGCTCTCCTGAGCAGCAGTGCTGTCACATCAAGGAGTGTCGTTAGCTGCGCACAGAACTTTGAAAAAGTCTCAGATTCAAAGGATACTTCAACTTAAAAGCCACCAGGAGTTTGTTGTCAGTCCCTGGAGTGGTTGCTCCCGGGGGAGGTGAAGGGCTGTATTCAGACCTCGCGTGGCCTCTCTGGCACCTTGTGCAGTTCAGACAGCCCTGAGGCAACGGAGGGAGGCGAGATGCATCCTCTGCGCGCCCCAGCGCTGCTCCTGTGTTGTTCCCCCAGTTTTCACAGTTCAGATGGGGTATTGGCAACGTCTGTGTTGTTTCTTAGCCCTTTGTGTTAAGGTATCCtgatctctttctctttgcaggctTACAACGCAAAGACCAAGAGCTTTGAAGATCCTCCAAACCACGCGCGGAGCTCTGGGaataaagggaaggggaaagggaaagggaaaggtaaTTCTGGCTGGGGAGGTCTCGAGTCAGTGAACCAGTTCGCGTCTGCCGTTACTTGCTGTAGAGTAGAGATAAGACTGCCCGCTAACCAGATGTTTCTGTGCACTTCTCCTGCTCTGATGTTCTCACAGGATGCAGCTATGTGGTCTGCAGCTCTATTTCTAAGAGACAGCCATGTGAGACCTAATTTCTCCGAAATAAATCTTGCAGTGACAACGTAGGGTCCCTTGTGCTTTGCGCTGTCCCTGTTCTGTGGTGCCCTCAGAGATCTTGAAGTCTTTTACCTACCGGCTGCCCGTTGCCGGGGCTGGTCGCTCCGCAGTGCAGGGCTTCGTGCCTTGCTACCACAGGGGAACGTTCGCGATACAGGGAGCTGCCCTGTGAGTTACCACAGCTCCAGCCTTACCCGCAGAAACGGTCGGTGGCTAAGAGCTGTTGGTTGGAAAGGAATTGCACTGGGAAAGATGAGAAGCTTCCTTTCCAAATGCAAGGGCGTATTCTGGCAACGGCAGTGAAAAAATTATGGATAGAAAGGTGCTTTAAGCTGGTGTTTTAACTGCtgtggaggaggggagaagaattTGCCTTGTAAGCACTAAGAGGAGGAAATGACTTTGCCTTTTGATGTGATCTGGGCTCCGTTTGCAGGCAAGGGCAAAGGGAAATCGTCTGTGACCTGTGAGCAGAGCGAGCAGGAGCCAGCTGACCTGAAGCTGCCCAAGCTGCGTACCTTAGACGTGTTCTCTGGCTGTGGAGGGCTGTCTGAGGGCTTCCACCAGGCaggtgagctgcagagctgagacaGCAGCTGGGAAATGACCAGAGCGCACGGGGAGGCGGGAATCAGTGCTGGCCTCTCATGCCGAGTTCCTGCTTGGTGTCTCGATCCCTTTTGTTGGGCGCCGTGTTTGGGATGGAGCATGAGCTGGATCAGGCGATGTGAGGAAATCCTCGCTGCACAAGCGCAAGACCCTCTGCTTTGCCTCCCTCCCCAGGTGTGTCGGAAACGCTCTGGGCCATCGAGATGTGGGAGCCAGCCGCCCAGGCCTTCCGGCTGAACAATCCCGGCACCACCGTGTTCACGGAGGACTGCAACGTCCTGCTGAAGCTGGTCATGTCTGGTGAGAAGACCAACTCGCTGGGGCAGAAGCTGCCGCAGAAGGGGGATGTGGAGATGCTGTGTGGTGGTCCCCCGTGCCAGGGCTTCAGCGGCATGAACCGCTTCAACTCCCGCACCTACTCCAAGTTCAAGAACTCCCTGGTGGTCTCCTTTCTCAGGTGAGCAGGCCGCAGTGAGGAGCTTGCAGGTCAGTGGCTTGTcccgaaggacccaggcgtcGAATGTTGCTCTGTCTCTCTGCTCACATGTCCCTTTCCCTCCTCGCAGCTACTGTGACTACTACAGGCCGCGGTTCTTTTTGCTGGAGAACGTGAGGAACTTTGTGTCCTTCAAGCGCTCCATGGTTCTGAAGCTCACCTTGCGGTGCCTCGTCCGCATGGGTTATCAGTGCACCTTCGGGGTCCTGCAGGTAGGGCGGTTGCGGCTGGAGTGCGGCAGAGACCGCGCACGCAGGACACTTCCTTTAGCGGCAGGTCCTGAGATAGTGAACTAGGGCTAAAACCCCTCTCCTCTAGCCTGGCTCTGCAATGAACTATAACCTCCAAAGGAGCAATTTGCTGTGTTACTGCTCAAGCTCTTTGAGTTTTGTCTTCCCTCGGTCTGGCGGAGGGGAcgctcccagctctttcagggCCCTGGTTGGATGGGGACGCTCCAGGCCTCGTTGCGGTCTCCTCAGGAGCGTCCTTTCGTTCCCAGGCTGGTCAGTACGGCGTGGCCCAGACGCGACGGCGAGCCATCGTTCTTGCCGCGGCTCCTGGTGAGAAGCTCCCCATGTTCCCCGAGCCGCTGCATGTGTTTGCGCCCCGCGCCTGCCAGCTGAGCGTCGTGGTGGATGACAAGAAGTTCGTTAGCAATATCACCCGGTGAGCCTTCAAAATGGCACGGTTcccccgcagcggggccggggcgcgcacGAGGGCAGGACGAGCGTTGTGGGTCTCGGGCGGGGGCCGCTCTCATCGCTCGCTCCTCCCTCCCAGGACGTACTCCGGCCCCTTCCGAACCATCACGGTGCGGGACACCATGTCCGACCTGCCGGAGGTCAGGAACGGAGCCTCCGCCCTGGAGATCTCCTACAACGGGGAGCCGCAGTCCTGGTTCCAGAGGCAGATCCGGGGCTCTCAGTATCAGCCCATCCTCAGGGACCACATCTGCAAGGTGCGGCCGCGGGGGTCTCGGCGGGGGGCCGGGTGACGCCGCTTCCATGCTGCGCTGGCATCCACCAGACGGGGACGGCGATCGGGGCGAGGGGAGGCCGTGCCTAGACCCCGGTCTGAGATTAGGTCAGGGACGTCGCGTGGGCAAAACCATGCAAACGGGGAGCGAGAGAGACCGTCCCAAAGCGCTCCCTGTGCGCGTACCCGcagcccccttcccgccccgggAGGGAAGACGAGGCCTGCAGCGGTGCAGGGACCCGTCCCCTTCCCGCGGCCTTTGGCAGAGGTAGGaaccgggctgcagcgccgctcCTAGGCCTGACCTGCGTCCTTCCGCTGCCTTCGCCCCGCGGCCAGGTCCCGGGGCAGGTCGCCGTTGGCCGGTGGCGGGAGGTAACGCGGGGTTTGGCGTCCGCAGGACATGAGCGCCCTGGTCGCAGCGCGCATGAGGCACATCCCCCTGGCGCCGGGCTCCGACTGGCGAGACCTGCCCAACATCGAGGTGCGGCTGTCGGACGGCACGACCACGCGGAAGCTGCGGTACACGCACCACGAGAAGAAGAACGGCCGCAGCAGCTCCGGGGCGCTGCGAGGGGTGTGCTCGTGCGCCGAAGGTAGGCGACGGCCCGGCCGAGCGCGGCGCCCCACCGGCGCGCACCCGCCTCACCTCTCGCCGCCTTCCCCCCCGCCCAGGCAAGCCCTGCGACCCCGCGGACCGGCAGTTCAACACGCTCATCCCCTGGTGCCTGCCCCACACCGGGAACCGGCACAACCACTGGGCCGGGCTCTACGGGCGCCTGGAGTGGGACGGCTTCTTCAGCACCACCGTCACCAACCCGGAGCCCATGGGCAAGCAGGTGGGTGGCTCCGGGGGCTTCGCCGCTCCCGGCCCGTCCCCAAAACGCCGCCCCCGGAGTGGagggggggggctcggcgccggTCCCGGCTCAGCCCCATCCCCTCCCGTCGCTGTCGCAGGGCCGGGTGCTGCACCCGGAGCAGCACCGGGTGGTGAGCGTGCGGGAGTGCGCCAGGTCCCAGGGCTTCCCCGATACCTACCGGCTCTTCGGAAACATCCTCGACAAGCACAGacaggtgagcggcggcggccgccgagccggccccggccccggcccagcgcAGCCTTCCCCGGCCTGGCAGCcgccgggccggcgcgagcctcaCCCTCCCTCCGCCGGCAGGTCGGGAACGCGGTGCCCCCTCCTCTAGCCAAAGCCATCGGGCTGGAGATCAAGTCGTGCGTGTCGGCCAAGCTGAAGGAAGACATCGTGGGTAGGTCAGGGCGGGGGGCGAGGAGCCGCTTCCCGCCTTGGGAGCAGCCCTTTCCCGGGGTTGCCCGTCGCGCCGGCTGGGGTGGGCTCCCCCCCAGGCCCGAGGGGACCCTCGTTGGGgtccggggcagcccggggggggggtgccgccggCGCCTCCTTCAGCCGCCGCTCTTCCCGCAGACGCCAGCGCCCCGGAGAAGATGGAGATCGCCGACTagcgcccgccgctcccgccgccgccgctccgggacTCCCAAACATGCACTGATttatcccccccctcccctcccctcccgttttgtttttatttttgggttTTGGTTgcaggcccggcccgggcccctgcccccccccgcccccgccgcggccggggctgtTTTTACGACGCATTGTATTGAAAATAATCGGCCGCTTTGTACAAGTGGGAATTAATACTTTATGTAGTTTTTATATGTTGTAATATTTCTTCAAATAAATCTCTCCTATAAATTATAACCgctctgccccgcggcggcggcggggggggggttggttgcCCCGGGCAACCGCTCCCGGCAGCCCTCGCgcgcgctccgccccgccccttccggccGGGCCGCGCTTCCGGCAGCGGCGGAGCCGGAAGTTCCGGCGCGTCCTTCCGGTCGGGGcgcgcgagggcggcggcggcgcgatgcCGACGGGCGACTACGAGTgagggggcgggaggcggcggcggcggggggcccggggcaggccgcgggcgggggccggggggtgtCGGGGCCCCGGGAggtgtcgggggtggggggggttggggccggggggggtgttGAGGCCGTGGGGGGCGCGGCGGGACCCCAGGACATGGTAGGGCCGGGGGGTGTCGGGGCCCCGGGAggtgtcgggggtggggggggttggggccggggggggtgttgaggccggggggggcgcggcgggacCCCAGGACATGGTAGGGCCGGGAGGGGGGATGTCGGGGCCCCGGGAggtgtcgggggtgggggggggttgaggccggggggggcgcggcgggacCCCAGGACATGGTAGGGCCGAGGGGTGTCGGGGCCCCGGGAggtgtcgggggtgggggggggttggggccggggggggtgcgGCGGGACCCCAGGACATGGTAGGGCCGGGAGGTGTCGGGGCCCCGGGAggtgtcgggggtggggggggttggggccggggggggcgcggcgggacCCCAGGACATGGTAGGGCCGGGAGGGGGGATGTCGGGGCCCCGGGAGGTGTCGGGGTTGGGGGGATGTTGAGGCCGGGGGGTGCGGCGGGACCCCGGGACACGGTAGGGCCGGGAGGGGGGATATCGGGGCCCCGGGAGGTGTCGGGGCTGGGGTGGGTGGAtgttgggggccggggcgggatgCGGCAGGGCCCCGGGACACAGTGGGGCCGAGGGCGGGGGGtgtcggggccggggggcgacGCAGTGGGGCCCCGAGACACAGCAGGGCCGTGAGGGGGGATGCGGTGGGGCCGGGAGGTGTCAGGGCCGGGAGGGGTGTTGGGGCTGTTGGGGGGGATGTCAGGGCCGGCTGGAGCCGCGGTGGCCGGTGGCGGGGGAACCTgtcgccgccggcggggccggtcTCAGGCTCTGGCGTTTCCGCAGCTCCAAGCCCAGCTGGGCCGACCAGGTGGAAGAGGAGGGCGGCGACGACGGTAAGCGGCGCCGGCAGGATTCCTGCTCTTCGCCCCGTCGCTCCCGCTCTTCCCCGCGCGTCGCGGGAGATTCGTCCTGCTCCCAGAGCCAACGGGAGCGCGTTTTTCTCCCAAGATACTCGCCTTACGTCCAGGGTTCAAAACAGGCCCAAACGTCTCTTCCTTGCGGCTGATCCGTAAGAGAAGGTTATGCCTGGCCTAGGGCAGGGACCAGTCCCCCCTCCAAGTCCCTCTTACCCATTTCAAGGATTCGAGGAAGCTGGGGGGTTTGGAGCGACCGACGTCCCCGCACCCCGGTAGTGGGGAAGGCTCTCGATGGCCGCACGGGCGGGAGCGGGGAGCGCCGGTCCCCAGGGCCGTGCCGGCGGTGAGTCCTGCTTCTCTTCCCGCAGACAAATGCATCACCAGCGAGCTGCTGAAGGACATCCCGCTGAGCGGGGTGCTGGGCGGCAGCCTGAGCGCCGAGGCCGAGCTGCTGAAAGGAGGTGAGAGCCGCCTGCGGCGCGTGGGGCTGCCGCGGTAGCTGCTCGCGTCGGCCTCCAGCTCACCGTCTCCCCTCCGCGCAGGTCCGCTACCCTCCCCCAAGGAGCTCATCAACGGCAACATCAAGACCATCACGGAGTATCGagaggaggaggacgggcgcAAGGTGAAGGTGAGCAGTGCGGCCCAGGCAGCGGTTCGGGCCATCCCCGCGGCAGagcccccatccctccctcccgaGAGGGCACCGCTCCCTGGTCCTGCCAGCGCAGCTGGGTGCGGGCTGTTCCCAAGGGCCGGGCTGGTCCCGGCGGGCCGCGCTAAGGGCGCCTCATCGCGCCCGGCTTCAGCTCTGCCTCAGGCTGCTCTAGTTGGGGCCTGAAGGGTGTCTGCCACACGCAGGCCGTCCCTCCTCCTGCGCTGATAGACTCTGTTATGCCCCTGCAGATCATCCGCACCTTCCGGATTGAAACCAGGAAGGCCTCCAAGGCGGTGGCCCGCAGGAAGGTGAGCGCGCGCCgtgcggggcaggggggacagcGCCGCTTGtagggagaaacagaaaaatagaaactGTACTCAAAGAAAATCTGCTTCTTCTGTCAGCGCTCCCGCTCTGCGTGTTCCTTCTGCTCGATATTTTCCCCGTCTCCCCAAAGTATCCATCGTTAGGgttgcttttcttcctgtttgtggTTCGCGCTCTGCGTTCAGCACTAGTGGGGCTATGTTGGTCCCAAGTGTTGTACAGGACTCGGGAGTGCGTCACGCGAGTGGGTCCCTCCCAGCCTTCCCCCTTCCCGAGCAGCCTCTGGTTCTCCCCAGAACTGGAAGAAGTTTGGCAACTCCGAGTTCGATGCCCCCGGTCCTAACGTGGCCACCACCACGGTGAGCGACGACGTCTTTATGACCTTCATCACCAGCAAGGAGGTGAGTCCGGAGGGGTGGGAGCCGGCGGGACGTCGGGAGCCCCGGCAGCCGGTGTGGGCGCCGGCAGGGGCGTTTTGGCTCTGTG contains:
- the DNMT1 gene encoding DNA (cytosine-5)-methyltransferase 1 isoform X4, with protein sequence MPARAAPLPPAPLPAELRRRLQDLERDEDSLSEKECVREKLSLIHGFLQADVQDQLSELETKLRREELSEERYLAKVKALLHRELSAENGDAAPLLQASNGCSKNGAYGSDEDSERAGPDGEEDSAMEMEEAAASSSSSSSAPTPRTRKARRSRSNGESKKSPASSRVTRSSGRQPSILAMFSKGRSNKRKSDEVNGEVKQEKSVEKEEEELEEEQDEKRIKIETKEGSEIKDEITQVKTTPPAKTTPPKCVDCRQYLDDPDLKFFQGDPDDALDEPEMLTDERLSLFDANEDGFESYEDLPQHKVTSFSVYDKRGHLCPFDTGLIERNIELYFSGAVKPIYDDNPCLDGGVRAKKLGPINAWWITGFDGGEKALIGFTTAFADYILMEPSEEYAPIFALMQEKIYMSKIVVEFLQNNRDVSYEDLLNKIETTVPPAGLNFNRFTEDSLLRHAQFVVEQVESYDEAGDSDEPPVLITPCMRDLIKLAGVTLGKRRAARRQAIRHPTKIDKDRGPTKATTTKLVYLIFDTFFSEQIEKDEKEDDKENAMKRRRCGVCEVCQQPECGKCKACQNMVKFGGSGRSKQACLQRRCPNLAVREADEDEEVDDNIPEMPSPKKMLQGRKKKQNKSRISWVGEPIKSDGKKDYYQKVCIDSETLEVGDCVSVSPDDPTKPLYLARVTAMWEDSSGQMFHAHWFCPGSDTVLGATSDPLELFLVDECEDMQLSYIHGKVKVIYKAPSENWSMEGGLDMEIKMVEDDGRTYFYQMWYDQEYARFESPPKTQPTEDNKYKFCMSCTRLDEVRQKEIPKVAEPLEEGDGKMFYAMATKNGVQYRVGDGVYLLPEAFSFSMKPASPAKRPKKEAVDEELHPEHYRKYSEYIKGSNLDAPDPYRVGRIKEIFCNIRSNGKPNEADIKLRIYKFYRPENTHKSMKASYHADINLLYWSDEETTVDFRAVQGRCTVVYGEDLTESIQDYSASGLDRFYFLEAYNAKTKSFEDPPNHARSSGNKGKGKGKGKGKGKGKSSVTCEQSEQEPADLKLPKLRTLDVFSGCGGLSEGFHQAGVSETLWAIEMWEPAAQAFRLNNPGTTVFTEDCNVLLKLVMSGEKTNSLGQKLPQKGDVEMLCGGPPCQGFSGMNRFNSRTYSKFKNSLVVSFLSYCDYYRPRFFLLENVRNFVSFKRSMVLKLTLRCLVRMGYQCTFGVLQAGQYGVAQTRRRAIVLAAAPGEKLPMFPEPLHVFAPRACQLSVVVDDKKFVSNITRTYSGPFRTITVRDTMSDLPEVRNGASALEISYNGEPQSWFQRQIRGSQYQPILRDHICKDMSALVAARMRHIPLAPGSDWRDLPNIEVRLSDGTTTRKLRYTHHEKKNGRSSSGALRGVCSCAEGKPCDPADRQFNTLIPWCLPHTGNRHNHWAGLYGRLEWDGFFSTTVTNPEPMGKQGRVLHPEQHRVVSVRECARSQGFPDTYRLFGNILDKHRQVGNAVPPPLAKAIGLEIKSCVSAKLKEDIVDASAPEKMEIAD
- the DNMT1 gene encoding DNA (cytosine-5)-methyltransferase 1 isoform X3 is translated as MPARAAPLPPAPLPAELRRRLQDLERDEDSLSEKECVREKLSLIHGFLQADVQDQLSELETKLRREELSEERYLAKVKALLHRELSAENGDAAPLLQASNGCSKNGAYGSDEDSERAGPDGEEDSAMEMEEAAASSSSSSSAPTPRTRKARRSRSNGESKKSPASSRVTRSSGRQPSILAMFSKGRSNKRKSDEVNGEVKQEKSVEKEEEELEEEQDEKRIKIETKEGSEIKDEITQVKTTPPAKTTPPKCVDCRQYLDDPDLKFFQGDPDDALDEPEMLTDERLSLFDANEDGFESYEDLPQHKVTSFSVYDKRGHLCPFDTGLIERNIELYFSGAVKPIYDDNPCLDGGVRAKKLGPINAWWITGFDGGEKALIGFTTAFADYILMEPSEEYAPIFALMQEKIYMSKIVVEFLQNNRDVSYEDLLNKIETTVPPAGLNFNRFTEDSLLRHAQFVVEQVESYDEAGDSDEPPVLITPCMRDLIKLAGVTLGKRRAARRQAIRHPTKIDKDRGPTKATTTKLVYLIFDTFFSEQIEKDEKEDDKENAMKRRRCGVCEVCQQPECGKCKACQNMVKFGGSGRSKQACLQRRCPNLAVREADEDEEVDDNIPEMPSPKKMLQGRKKKQNKSRISWVGEPIKSDGKKDYYQKVCIDSETLEVGDCVSVSPDDPTKPLYLARVTAMWEDSSGQMFHAHWFCPGSDTVLGATSDPLELFLVDECEDMQLSYIHGKVKVIYKAPSENWSMEQGGLDMEIKMVEDDGRTYFYQMWYDQEYARFESPPKTQPTEDNKYKFCMSCTRLDEVRQKEIPKVAEPLEEGDGKMFYAMATKNGVQYRVGDGVYLLPEAFSFSMKPASPAKRPKKEAVDEELHPEHYRKYSEYIKGSNLDAPDPYRVGRIKEIFCNIRSNGKPNEADIKLRIYKFYRPENTHKSMKASYHADINLLYWSDEETTVDFRAVQGRCTVVYGEDLTESIQDYSASGLDRFYFLEAYNAKTKSFEDPPNHARSSGNKGKGKGKGKGKGKGKSSVTCEQSEQEPADLKLPKLRTLDVFSGCGGLSEGFHQAGVSETLWAIEMWEPAAQAFRLNNPGTTVFTEDCNVLLKLVMSGEKTNSLGQKLPQKGDVEMLCGGPPCQGFSGMNRFNSRTYSKFKNSLVVSFLSYCDYYRPRFFLLENVRNFVSFKRSMVLKLTLRCLVRMGYQCTFGVLQAGQYGVAQTRRRAIVLAAAPGEKLPMFPEPLHVFAPRACQLSVVVDDKKFVSNITRTYSGPFRTITVRDTMSDLPEVRNGASALEISYNGEPQSWFQRQIRGSQYQPILRDHICKDMSALVAARMRHIPLAPGSDWRDLPNIEVRLSDGTTTRKLRYTHHEKKNGRSSSGALRGVCSCAEGKPCDPADRQFNTLIPWCLPHTGNRHNHWAGLYGRLEWDGFFSTTVTNPEPMGKQGRVLHPEQHRVVSVRECARSQGFPDTYRLFGNILDKHRQVGNAVPPPLAKAIGLEIKSCVSAKLKEDIVDASAPEKMEIAD